The DNA window AATCATCTGAAGAAACCAGAAAAGAATTTAGAGAGAAGTTTAAAAACAAAAAAGAAGGTAATAGCAAATAACCTTTTATTACAGGCTGTGTTTTATTTAGCAGGAAAAATCAACGGTGTGATATAGTTCATGAGTGAAAAATTCGACTACAAAAAGCTCGGGTTAAAATGCGGTCTTGAAATTCATCAGCAACTGGACACAAAAGAAAAATTATTCTGCAGATGTCCAACAAAACTAAGGGATACTGAAGAGTCGAATTTGGAATTTTTCAGATACATAAGACCGGCTGCAAGTGAAATGGGAGAAACCGACTTGGCAGCGCTTGAACAATCCAAACTTAATAGAAAATACATTTACAAAGCCTATGATTCCACATGTCTGGTTGAATATGATGAAGAGCCGCCAAACGAGATTGATAAAGAAGCTCTCAATACTTCACTTACAATCACAAAACTTCTGAATATGCAGCCTGTTGACCAGATGCATGTCATGCGAAAGATTGTAGTCGATGGTTCCAACACCACAGGATTCCAGAGAACAGCTTTCCTTGCAAGTGGAGGATATCTGGAAACCTCAAAAGGATATGTTGGAATGGAAAGCCTGTGTCTTGAAGAAGAATCCGCCCGTATAATTGAACAAAATACTGATTCAACAATCTATTCCCTTGATCGTCTGGGTATTCCGCTTGTTGAAATCGGAACTGCTCCAGATATACGTACACCCCAGCAGGCAAGGGAAACTGCACAGCTTATAGGCATGCTTTTAAGGTCAACAGGAAAGGTTAAAAGGGGATTGGGAACAATCCGTCAGGATGTTAATATATCCATAGCAAAAGGGGCACGTATCGAAATAAAAGGAGTTCAATCACTTGAACAAATAGAATCCATTGTTGAAAATGAAGTTGAACGACAGATTAATTTAATAAAAATAAGGGATGAACTCCTGCAAAAAGGAGCCCATATTAACGAAAATATGTATGATGTGTCAGAGGTTTTTGCAGATACTCAATCCAAGATAATAAAAAAGGCTCTTAAAAAAGGAAAAGTAATTGCAGGAGTTTTACCGGGATTTGCAGGTTATATAGGAAAAGAAATCCAGCCCGGCAGACGTCTTGGTACTGAGTTTTCAGACCGTGCAAAAACATCCGGTGTAGGCGGAATTTTCCATACAGATGAACTTCCAAATTACGGCATAACAGAAGATGAAATTGAATCTCTTTGTGAATACGTAAATGCAGGAGATAATGATGCTGTAGTTCTTGTCTCTGACAATGAGAAACGCTCCTTTAGTGCAATGGAGAGCGTTATCCAGCGTGCTAAAGAAGCTCTTGAAGGTGTGCCGGAAGAAACTCGTAAAGCATTACCTGATGGAAATACCTCATACATGAGACCTCTCCCAGGTGCTGCACGCATGTATCCTGAAACCGACGTTCCTCAAGTCGAAATATCCAGAGAATACTTTGAATCCATTGAAATGCCCGAACTGTTAAGTGATAAGATTAACCGCTTTAAACAGGAATTTGGATTGAATCAGGAACTTGCAGAAAAAGTTGTCCAGTCAAAGGATTTGCTTCTGTTTGAGGATATAATACGGACGTTTAAGGATAGTTCAAATATAAATGCCACGATGGTAGCAAGAACTCTAACCGGTACAGTACCCGAACTTAGAAGAGAAGGTGTAGAGGTTGACAGCATAACAGATGAACATTTTTTCCAGTTGTTTGAACTTGTTGAAGGTGGAAAAACTGCAAAAGAGGGAATTGAAGAAATACTGAAAAAACTTGCAGATAATCCCGAATTGAGTGCTGAAAATGCTGCATCCGAACTTGGATTAACAGGTGTTGATACATCAGAAATTGAAAAATTTGTAGATGAAGTTATTGATAACAGAGAGGAGTTTGTACAGGAAAAAGGTTTAGATGCTGTTGGACCGCTTATGGGTGTAGTTATGGGTGAATTCCGTGGCAAAGCTGATGGAAAACAGGTAAGCAGCATATTAAAACAAAAAATCGAGGAATACCTCAGCCAACAATAATTAATCGGTAAAAATATCAAAATTCCTTATAGGTTTTTTATTTTTCCTGTCCAGATGGCTTGTAATTTTTAAAATTAATTAGTTTAAAACCCCATGTTTACTTCTGGTTCAGTGAATTTTGTCAAGTATTCAATCAAATATATATTGTATGAAATAATACGGGTCTGGAAAATATATTTCCAGCACAATACTTATAACCTATTCTTTACATTTAATGGCAGGTTCTAATGATGGATGCAGTATTAGGATTAGAAGACGGTACAATCGTAAAAGGCACTGGAATCGGCAGTGAAGGTGCAGTCAGTGGTGAACTTGTTTTTACAACTCTTTACACCGGATATGAAGAAGCGATGACAGACCCTTCATATAAAGGTCAGATATTGATGTTCACCTATCCATTGATAGGCAACTATGGTGTAAGCGGTGAAAATTTCCAGTCAGATAATATACAAACCGATGGAATTGTTGTCAGAGAAGCATGTAGCAGTCCTTATCATTATAAATCTACAAGAAATTATAATCAACTGTTGCAGGATGAAGGAATACCGGGTATTGCAGGAGTAGATACCCGAATGCTTACCATAAAAACAAGAGAAACAGGTGCAATGCGTGCAGCACTTATAAACGGAAGCGATGACAGTGATGAAGCAGTAAATCTTGCACGTAAACAACCCTATATATCAGATGTGGATTTGATATCAAAAGTTACCTGCCAGGAACCATATCATATAAAAAGTGAAAAATCGGTTTTTGGTAAGTCGAAACATGCTGTTGTCATAGACCTTGGTCTGAAAAGAAATATCCTTTCAAGCCTTTTGTCTCGTGGTATCGATGTTACAGTTGTCCCTGCAAACACATCCACCTCAATGATTGAAGCCTATGAACCTGATTTTATTTTCCTTACCAACGGACCCGGTGACCCATTGCAAGCAAAAGGTGCAATATCAGCAGTTAATGAATTTGCTGGAAAACTTCCAATAATCGGAATCTGTTTTGGAAATCAGATAATATCTCTTGCTCTTGGTGCAGAAACCTATAAACTTAAATTCGGACACAGAGGAGCTAACCAGCCGGTAAAAGACCTTGAAACCGGTAAAGTGTATATCACATCACAAAATCATGGTTTTGCAGTAGATGGACAGTCTCTTGATACCACTGACCTTTCTGTCACACAGATTAATGCCAATGATAATACTGTTGAAGGAGTGGCTCATGAATATCTTGATATATACAGTGTCCAGTATCATCCAGAGGCAAATCCGGGTCCATGGGATACTGAAAAACTGTTTTTTGACAGGGTTGTTAAGACCATTGGAGGTGATCTATGATGCCGAAACAGGACGACATCAAAAAAGTTTTACTTATAGGTTCAGGTCCAATCACCATAGGTCAAGCGGCTGAATTTGATTTCTCCGGAAGCCAGGCTTGTAGGGCTTTAAGAGAAGAAGGTATTGAAGTTGTGCTTGTAAACTCAAACCCCGCCACTATAATGACAGACCCAGAAATGGCGGATTCAGTCTACATTGAACCACTTGAACCCAGAGTTGTAGAAAAAATCATAGAAAGGGAACGTCCTGACGGCATCATAGCAGGTCTTGGAGGACAAACCGGGTTAAATGTTACAAGTGAATTATCCGATCTTGGTGCACTTGAAAAATACAATGTCAAACTTCTGGGAACTCCTCTTGATGCGATAACCAATACTGAAGACAGAGAACTTTTTAAAGAGAAAATGGGAGATATTGGTGAAAAAGTTCCACAGAGTAAAGCAATTTCTTCCCTAAAAGAAGCAGAAGAAATGATTGATGAGCTTGGACTGCCGCTGATTGTCAGACCTGCATATACTCTGGGTGGTGCAGGCGGTGGTATCGCCCACACCAAGGAACAGCTTTTTGAAATCGTAGAAAGGGGGCTTAGAAGGAGTCGAATCCATCAGGTACTGGTTGAAGAAAGCGTACTGGGATGGAAGGAATTTGAATACGAGGTTATGCGCGATTCAAACGATACCTGTGTTATTATCTGTAACATGGAAAACTTTGACCCTATGGGTATTCATACAGGCGAATCCATTGTGGTAACGCCGTCCCAGACACTTAGTGATGAAGAACATCAGATGCTTCGTTCTTCAGCGATAAATATTATCCGGTCTTTCGGAATTGAAGGTGGCTGTAACATCCAGTTTGCAGTTAAAGATGGAGACTACAGGGTAGTTGAAGTCAACCCCCGTGTATCACGTTCTTCTGCACTCGCATCCAAAGCAACTGGTTATCCCATTGCAAGAGTTACTGCAAAAATCGCTATTGGAATGACACTTGATGAAATACCAAACGATGTAACCAAAAAGACACCTGCTTCCTTTGAACCGACTATTGATTATGTTGTCACAAAGATACCAAGATGGCCTTTTGATAAATTTGTTACAGCAGATAAAACCCTTTCAACATCCATGAAGAGTACCGGTGAAGTAATGGCTATAGGTAGAACGATTGAAGAATCAATGTTGAAAGCGATTCGCTCCCTTGATATAGACATTCAGACTGGGGTTACATGGGACGAAAATGAAATTATTACTCTTCTAAGAACCCCCACAAGCAACCGATTGTTTGTCATTTTCCAGGCTTTAAGGAACGGATTTACAGTAGAAGCCATCAATCAATTCACAGGTGTTAGCACTTTCTTCCTCTGGAAAATCAAAAACATTGTAGATATGGAAAAATCGCTACAGGAATATGCAGAATCAAGTGAAGTCCCTCTGAATTATCTATGTGATTCAAAGCGTTTGGGAATTACTGATTCACGGATTGCAGAATTGACAGACAAAACAGAAGAAGAAATCGGAGATACCAGAAGAGATAATCAAATTAAGACCACCTATAAGATGGTGGATACCTGTGCTGCTGAATTTGCCGCTGTAACACCCTATTATTATTCATCCTATGAAACCATGTGTGAATCTGAACCCACCGATAACAAAAAGATACTGATACTTGGTTCGGGTCCCATCCGTATTGGTCAGGGTATTGAATTTGATTACTGTACAGTACATGCGGTATCTGCTATCAGTGAAGAAAACATCGAATCACATATAATCAATAACAATCCTGAAACAGTGTCAACAGATTATGATACCTCAGATAAACTGTTCTTTGAACCTCTGACACTGGAAGATGTGATGAATGTTATAGAAAAAGAACAACCTGACGGTGTACTGGTTCAGTTTGGTGGTCAGACATCCGTTAACCTTTCCCTACCACTGCAACATGAACTTGAACGCAGGAATGATTTAAAAACTAAAATTTTTGGAACCTCTCCTGATAAAATCGATACTGCAGAAGACAGAGACAAATTTTATGCCCTTATGAAAGAACTCGGTATCAATCAGCCAGATGGTAGATATGCCCTGTCACAGGGAGAAGCGATAAATTTTGCTACAGAAATCGGTTATCCTGTCCTTGTAAGACCTTCATATGTGCTCGGTGGAAGAGCGATGGAGATTGTATACGATGAAGAAGAATTAAAAAGGTATCTCAGGGAATCTGTCTGTGTTTCAAAGGATAATCCGATTTTAATCGATGACTTCCTTGAAGGAGCGGTTGAAATCGATGTGGATGCTGTATGTGATGGTGAAAACGTTCTCATTGGTGCGATAATGGAGCATATTGAAGAAGCAGGGGTGCATTCAGGAGATTCTGCATGTGTTATACCACCACAGAGTCTTACTGAAGAAACAATGGAAATCGTCCGTGACTATACCCGCAAAATAGCACTGTCACTTGATGTCAAAGGACTGATTAACATACAGATGGCAAAAAGAGACGGTGAAGTCTATGTCCTTGAAGCAAATCCGCGTTCCAGTCGAACAATACCGTTTGTATCAAAAGCTGTAGGTATACCACTTGCAAAAATAGCGGCACAGGTCATAATGGGTCATAAACTGAAAGACCTCGGGTATGCACTGGACAGGGAACCAGATGTAAAACATGTTTCAGTTAAAGAAGTTGTCCTGCCGTTTGATAAACTGCCAGGTGTCGACCCTGTTCTTGGTCCTGAAATGAAGAGTACTGGTGAAGTTATGGGTGTGGACTACAATTTTGGACGTGCCTTCTTCAAAGCCCAGTTGAGTGCAGACAATCTATTACCCCAGACTGGAAAAGTATTCCTATCAATCCGAGATGAGGATAAAGAAAAGATTGTAAACGTTGCTCGTAAGATGCAGGACGCAGGTATCGAACTCATGGGTACTCACGGAACTGCCAGTTATCTGGCAGAACATGGAATAATTGTAGAATCCGTCAAGAAAGTGCATGATGGAAGTCCAAACGTGATTGACATGATGAGAAGAGATGAAGTATCTCTTATCATTAACACACCTACAAGTAAACAATCCAGAAAAGACGGTTATCAAATACGCAGAGCAGCGGTTGATTTCAAAGTGCCCTATATAACAACCATCCAGGCAGCTATTGCTGCAGCAGAAGCTATCGAAGCTATGAAGAACAATGACATTACTATAAAGTCGATTAATGAATACCATGAAGAGGTAACACAGGGTTGATTTAATATGCCAGAGCCAAAAAAAGTAGTTTTAGCGTATTCAGGAGGACTTGATACATCAGTATGTATCCCTCTTTTAAAAGAAGAATACGGCTATGATGAAGTTATAACAGTTGCAGTAAATGTTGGACAGCCCGAAGAAGAGATTAAAGAAGCAGATGAAAAGGCTGAAAAAATCAGTGACAAACATTACACAATCGATGCCAGAAAAGAGTTTGTCAATGACTATATCTTCCCGCTTATC is part of the Methanohalobium evestigatum Z-7303 genome and encodes:
- the carB gene encoding carbamoyl-phosphate synthase large subunit is translated as MPKQDDIKKVLLIGSGPITIGQAAEFDFSGSQACRALREEGIEVVLVNSNPATIMTDPEMADSVYIEPLEPRVVEKIIERERPDGIIAGLGGQTGLNVTSELSDLGALEKYNVKLLGTPLDAITNTEDRELFKEKMGDIGEKVPQSKAISSLKEAEEMIDELGLPLIVRPAYTLGGAGGGIAHTKEQLFEIVERGLRRSRIHQVLVEESVLGWKEFEYEVMRDSNDTCVIICNMENFDPMGIHTGESIVVTPSQTLSDEEHQMLRSSAINIIRSFGIEGGCNIQFAVKDGDYRVVEVNPRVSRSSALASKATGYPIARVTAKIAIGMTLDEIPNDVTKKTPASFEPTIDYVVTKIPRWPFDKFVTADKTLSTSMKSTGEVMAIGRTIEESMLKAIRSLDIDIQTGVTWDENEIITLLRTPTSNRLFVIFQALRNGFTVEAINQFTGVSTFFLWKIKNIVDMEKSLQEYAESSEVPLNYLCDSKRLGITDSRIAELTDKTEEEIGDTRRDNQIKTTYKMVDTCAAEFAAVTPYYYSSYETMCESEPTDNKKILILGSGPIRIGQGIEFDYCTVHAVSAISEENIESHIINNNPETVSTDYDTSDKLFFEPLTLEDVMNVIEKEQPDGVLVQFGGQTSVNLSLPLQHELERRNDLKTKIFGTSPDKIDTAEDRDKFYALMKELGINQPDGRYALSQGEAINFATEIGYPVLVRPSYVLGGRAMEIVYDEEELKRYLRESVCVSKDNPILIDDFLEGAVEIDVDAVCDGENVLIGAIMEHIEEAGVHSGDSACVIPPQSLTEETMEIVRDYTRKIALSLDVKGLINIQMAKRDGEVYVLEANPRSSRTIPFVSKAVGIPLAKIAAQVIMGHKLKDLGYALDREPDVKHVSVKEVVLPFDKLPGVDPVLGPEMKSTGEVMGVDYNFGRAFFKAQLSADNLLPQTGKVFLSIRDEDKEKIVNVARKMQDAGIELMGTHGTASYLAEHGIIVESVKKVHDGSPNVIDMMRRDEVSLIINTPTSKQSRKDGYQIRRAAVDFKVPYITTIQAAIAAAEAIEAMKNNDITIKSINEYHEEVTQG
- the carA gene encoding glutamine-hydrolyzing carbamoyl-phosphate synthase small subunit codes for the protein MDAVLGLEDGTIVKGTGIGSEGAVSGELVFTTLYTGYEEAMTDPSYKGQILMFTYPLIGNYGVSGENFQSDNIQTDGIVVREACSSPYHYKSTRNYNQLLQDEGIPGIAGVDTRMLTIKTRETGAMRAALINGSDDSDEAVNLARKQPYISDVDLISKVTCQEPYHIKSEKSVFGKSKHAVVIDLGLKRNILSSLLSRGIDVTVVPANTSTSMIEAYEPDFIFLTNGPGDPLQAKGAISAVNEFAGKLPIIGICFGNQIISLALGAETYKLKFGHRGANQPVKDLETGKVYITSQNHGFAVDGQSLDTTDLSVTQINANDNTVEGVAHEYLDIYSVQYHPEANPGPWDTEKLFFDRVVKTIGGDL
- the gatE gene encoding Glu-tRNA(Gln) amidotransferase subunit GatE, yielding MSEKFDYKKLGLKCGLEIHQQLDTKEKLFCRCPTKLRDTEESNLEFFRYIRPAASEMGETDLAALEQSKLNRKYIYKAYDSTCLVEYDEEPPNEIDKEALNTSLTITKLLNMQPVDQMHVMRKIVVDGSNTTGFQRTAFLASGGYLETSKGYVGMESLCLEEESARIIEQNTDSTIYSLDRLGIPLVEIGTAPDIRTPQQARETAQLIGMLLRSTGKVKRGLGTIRQDVNISIAKGARIEIKGVQSLEQIESIVENEVERQINLIKIRDELLQKGAHINENMYDVSEVFADTQSKIIKKALKKGKVIAGVLPGFAGYIGKEIQPGRRLGTEFSDRAKTSGVGGIFHTDELPNYGITEDEIESLCEYVNAGDNDAVVLVSDNEKRSFSAMESVIQRAKEALEGVPEETRKALPDGNTSYMRPLPGAARMYPETDVPQVEISREYFESIEMPELLSDKINRFKQEFGLNQELAEKVVQSKDLLLFEDIIRTFKDSSNINATMVARTLTGTVPELRREGVEVDSITDEHFFQLFELVEGGKTAKEGIEEILKKLADNPELSAENAASELGLTGVDTSEIEKFVDEVIDNREEFVQEKGLDAVGPLMGVVMGEFRGKADGKQVSSILKQKIEEYLSQQ